From the Dermacentor variabilis isolate Ectoservices chromosome 5, ASM5094787v1, whole genome shotgun sequence genome, the window ACCTGAAATGCAAAACCAGCACAACCAAGAGTTCTTCAGAGCCAAATTGTTTAGGGCATCTTTGCACCCCTCAGTAGCAACATTTTAACATGCTGGTAATGAGAAAAATCAGCTCACCAAGGAGTGTGAAAGCGTTTCTGGTTGTCTGAAATGACTGTGCATCATCAACACCTGGAATGTGCGCTGAGTCGCCTTGGTTTGTGTAGTGAAATGTTGTTTGGTCACCTGTAATGAAATGATTCAATGGAGGTTATTCAAATTAGAAATGTAATTGGCAAATTTATAAATTATCAAGTAACTACAGAGACTGAAAAACCCAAGTAACTACAAGTTTGCACAAGGTTCCAAACTACACCAGGGTCCATATACACATTGCTTAAGCTCaagcaaattaaaaaaatgatTGAAGTGAGCATACTTCATGCTATTAAATTATGAAATATAATAGATTAACTGCATCTAAAGACTTATATGCCGTGCTAGGCTACACAGTTTATAGCAACATCCGAGTTAATGATGTCTGATCTTTGATTGAAGCACCATACCAATCAGTGCAGCAATGCAACTGAGCGATACACTCTGCAATAAATGTAAAAACTTTCCCAATAATAGAAATCAGTGATCAAGCAAATAATACCCAGCTGCAGATCTTGTAGTTCGTCAAGATCGGCTGAAGCACATAGCTGGTAGAAAATATGGTAGTTGCGCTCTTCAGAAGCCTGGAATACGACTCGAGACTTTTCTAGTAAGTACGTCCTCATgttggcaccgatgatgttgaaCCTGGAGTTGAAGTCTATTTCTATGTACTTGCCAAAACGAGAGCTGTTGTCATTTCTGGTTGTTTTTGCATTGCCTATTGCCTATTTgggacaacaaaagaaaaaaagaaagagcaaaattaggTCAAGGGCAAATTGATAGAATAAAATACGAGACATAAAGCAGGGGTCACATTTTGTCAAAATTCATTTCACTTTCCTATGTTTTCTTCCTTTGCTTGGAACACTGTGTTTGCGTGTCAGCAGGAAACTTTTTAGATTTAGTTCTATATCCGACAATTCGTTATGCCGAAAGAGTTCAACTGTAGCTACAATAAAAGTAAAACAAGACCGCATATATATACACCAATATGAGTTTATAAAATTAATGACATGGTTAGAAAGAACCTGAATGTGGGTGACACTCATTTCACTTGGAGACGGAAAAAACAGCCCAGAGAGCACATAGGTTAAGAGAATATCAGCTAGTTGATGGGTTTTGACATCCCAAAGCAACAAAGATGCTGACAGATGCCACAGTGGGGAACTTCAGATTAACCTTGACCACCTGCATATCTTTAACAAGTGCCTAAATACAAAGAGCCAAGAGAGATAAGTGTTTTTATATTCGACCCCTACTGGAATACAGTCATAGCGGCTGTGAATTGAACCCTAAACCTTGTTCCCAGCAGCAAAACATGAAAGCCACTGAGTCATTGCTGTGGTTCAAACTGGGAGAAGCAGGAACACAGCAGAGCACTATGTTGCACTGTTTAACTTGTAATCTGCGTTTTTATCCATTCAGTTTATTCCTGCCTCAGTTACAACACAATATCAGCAAGTTAAGGCAGAAAATAAGGGTGCTACAGTCACATCCATGTAGTAATGCAGCATCAGGCGTTCACAAGCACAATATCCTTGATTGTGATAAAAGCTAAGATGTTGCACTGTTTTTTGATCAAGCAATGCAGCAGATTTCATTCTGTAATGCTGATCGAAAATTTCTTGCCTATGCAAGCAGCTAAGCCCACAGGTTCAGAAAATTTCCAGCCAAAAGTTATCAGCAACATTAGTCATGCAAAACTTTTCACAGCATGATTACACATTCTGTACAGACTAAACAGCTGAAGATTGGAATGCTGCAGACGAAAGGAGAACTGAAGCTAGCAGCCAGCACATTTCCAGAAAGCCTTTCATGCCACTGACATGAGGTGATGAAAGAGCACAACCACGAACCAAGAAGAGACACACAGAACATGTCACAACACATGTTACGTATTCTGTACATCTCTTCTTTGTGGTTGTGCCCTTGCAGTACATCATGTCATTAAGAACCAAGTAGCCCAGCAACATGTCCTTCTGCTGTCATACCAGGCAAGTATGTCTACAATGCATATAGGGCCTTAGGGCATTATTAACTGCATAGCTGGTACACCAAACTCTCTCACTTATCAACTTGAATAAATGCGACCTTTCCTTACTTGGCATAATCATCCCACAACAGCTACAATGTTCACTGTAATgactaaacaagaaaaaaaaaacattgcgaaaTTTTTCCAGAATGCCTGCTTTTTCAACTGACATCAGCAACACTGCCTAGAGTTTGACCGGTGTACTGTAGAGCAGAGGAAAAGATCTGTCAACTTAGTTGCTGGGTTTAGGAGAGACTAAATATGTGTAGCGCTAGCCACATAAACACTTAAGCCATATGACCTTCAGCCTGGTGTCAGAAATTTAGTGGCTACCGACATAATTGGCATTCTTTGTTCTGCAGCATACCACTCGAGCGCTTTATACGATGCTCCAGGTGATAGTACTTGCTGCTGTAAAAAATTGTATAGCTGAAATGTACAAAAAGAGGTTGCTTTGTGTGTTCCTCCAAGTGAAATCAAGTATGCAAGTCACATGCTCACCTCCATAATAGGGTTGGATGCCaaaactttcttttcaatgtgtGTCTCTGTAGAGGAACCTCCAACGGTAGCAAAGTAGCGCATGGCATACTTGGCAGAAACAGTTTTTCCAGCTCCAGATTCCCCACTGACTATGATAGACTGGTTCATGTTttccctgaaaaaaagaaaatgaaagtgcgAGCCAAAGCTCTAACAATAAAAGGGAGCAATGTGCTCCCTCTTTTTATAAAATTTACAAAATTAAAATAACTTACGGATCACGTTTGCAACTCTCTAGCTCAGCAATAAAACACAATATCACAATTACGCAAGCTGCACTTATTGAGATATAAAGCAGACAAACTGGTGCATTATACAGTGCACTTTGAAATGAGACTTTTGCAATACCCTCGTAAATCTAACAATATCATGTCAGCCGTAAACTGATCAAAAATTTGTCCACTTTGTGCtccaacagatgcagtttacagtaCAGCAATATCCATTTTTGGTGCAGGGTTTCGAATTTGTATATTTCGCGGTACAATTTTTAAAGAACCAATTTTCTACCCGCCACGGTGGCCTGGTGACTATGGCGTTTTGCTGCAAAGCAGGAGGTCGTGGCATCAAATTGCAGCCACGatggccgcattttgacgggggcgatatgcaaaaacacACATGTCCTGTGCACTGGGGACACACTAtaaagattccctggtggtcaaaactaatctggagtaccctactacagtgtgcctcataatcaaattgtgcttttggcacataaaacctcagaattcaagaACCAATCTTCAGCAATAATTGCAAGAACAGGCCCCAAATCAAGATCATGCTTCTAACAATTGTTGCAATTCAGATTTCtttctaaaatgcaacaaatttcatttaaatCGGTACATCAGCTGTCTATTGAGAGCATTTCTGCCTTTCACATGTACTTGGAACAAGGAAATCAGATTCAGCCTTGAGCCAGAACATCCTCTTAAGCCTTGACTTATGGTGGCAGCATATCTGAATGTGGCAGCCGAGTGGCGAGGACTACCTGTATCGTGGCACTGGCAGAAACATCACTTATACACTGTTCACATAGCAAGTTGTTTGTCAGGTGGAATACGGTAGACTACCCAACTAGCACAGCCCTTATACACTAATGTGCTCAAACTAACATCAAAAGTAACTGCTCTAGCACAGTTCCTCATTACGGGGCATATGGGCCTAAGGTCTATGGTGAATGaggcaaacaaaaagaaagcttcaagaaATTAAACTAACTACAGTAAGCCGAGGCAACAATGCTTAGCAAAATATGTAAGTGAGCTGCAGTTTGAATGCCCGAGAATGCACTGGAACAAAATTTTGTGTGGATTAAATTTTGCATAGGCTAAATATTTTAAGCCCCATAaatccacgcacacacacacgcacctttCCATTTTGGTGTACGCCTCCTCGGACACGGCAAATATGTGTGGATCCAGGTCACCCATAGCTTGTCCCCGATATGCGAAGATGGTGTCATTGCCATAAATAGGCAATTCCTCATAAGGGTTGATAGCAACAAGCACAATCCCTAAGGATAGAAGAAGGAGAAAAATGAAATCAGCAGGGTGCTACAAAATGACTGTACCTCTTGTCTTGGGAACTAAATATACACAACAATCTCTGTAAATATAGAACtattaaaaaaatgaagcaagtAGAACAATCTTACATAGATGGTTGTTTCAAATCGTATTTGCTATATTCATTCTTTAGCCTCAATAAAGTTTCACGTTCCTGAAAGCCGGCTAGAAAAAATCGGGCTGCATTCTCGACCAAACACTCTTGAGCATACTTTCACTTTTGCATGAACATTATGGGTGATGCTCCACAGGAGCCATGATCATCATGTCATCACACTTGAGGTCTATGCAACATGAATATAGCAGTGAAGATGCACTATTGCTTTCATCAGGTGCACCTCTACTGACTCATGATTGTATGAATAAACTCACGAGTGTGCAACAGTGTTGTCCCATTTCTCTGTATTGTCTTTATGCTAACATTTCATATTAAACAGCTAATTATTGCAGCAAAAACATGCTTACAAATAAATCTGCCTAGTCTAAAAAATATTGTTCCCTAATACATGTATAAGTGCAGGGAGGAGCATTTGCTTGTAAATTTTTGCCCAAGGCTGATTTGCTCCTAAAGTAAGCTTTCGGCCGCTGGTACCAGTGTCCCTTGTTCTCCAAATCAGGGTCCCCTGTTCTTTACGTCAATGTGCTTAGTGTTGGCACTTTttcaacacgaaaaaaaaacatagcaccCAAATCTCAATGTGTCCTATGCCCCATATGTCAACATGGCAGCATAATCTTCCATCATACATCACATTCCTACAATAATAAAACAAAGAAGCCATTTTTTCTTGACTGTGGACCCTATCTTACTTCCACTAGTTAAAGCAATGAACTGGCACACTTAATATGCCCCCACAGTTCGTTGATGCAAGGCCACTGCCTGCTACAGTAAATGTGAAAAATTTTGCAGGTGGCATTTACCAGCCaacttgcttaaagggacactaaagacaaatactaagtcgacgtggactgtttgaataccattccataaacctcacaacacttgtttcatgccaagaaaagacttagtttgtgagaaaattgcatctgaagggtccgaatactttTTTTCGAAATTCAAGTCTGCCACCAAACCGGAGGAGTGgcgacgttgcatatgccatcaccaccctttgctgccgtcggtgagtaaaatggcgctCGAGAGCGGCAGatttgccactgcagctgctttttggtcaagtggcgtagaccgtagGACATCCTGCGACATCACatagaagttgaattctctgctacttgcagttcgtGCGAGCTTTGTGAGCCAGCAAAGCCAGCACAGCAGCACGCAATAACTACTGCAATGCGAAACCGTGGCCGGCGTGGAGTTGagtgaaaacaaaacctttcgaccgcccgcatcattgtcaagggtaatttcaaagcgttctttttttctaaaaatggaatagaactggacaagtaacgttttatttcatattataatacaatacaaggatgttttgtgcaacgagtggttgagtatcAGTGACAATTTAACTGAGGCATGCTTccatcatcgggcaagtacttgaatgttccgggggagtctctaatcatgtcctgcatttacctcaatttctcgactattaaggctctgtttgcgataatattgatgccttagattcttgagcactaatccatcgctttagcttgacttaatatttgcctttagtgtccccttaagtgCAGCCCTCTGAAGTTCATGCTTACAAAATTTCAATTGTATAAAATATACATTGTTTAAGCTGACTGACTGGGTTTTGAGACCTCAATAGTCTCGCTACGCAGCCGCCTATGCACACCACGCTTAATGAATTCATCAACAGTGGACGAACAAGGGATGCCTTGGCATGGATGGAGGCAATGCTTCGACAAGAGGATTTGTCTTCATCAGAGCAACAACTGGTTCCTGCGGCAAGGTTTCTATAGATAACTCTACCCCAAGTATGGGAAGCCTAAGCAGctacaaaaaataaaagtgaagtagAACAGggtaatgaaaatgaaaatgttCAAGTAGGTATTTGTGATGGTGAGAAGAGGCGGAGTGTACCATGGAAGGGGATTCTTGAACGTTCAGCTTATCTTATCAAAATGTTGGTCTTCAGGTTGAAGCTTCCCTCGTTTTCCCACTACTGATCAATTGCAAAAGAACTCTCCCCAATCCTGTAGCCCTTCATCTCATTTGAATCCTCATTAAACATGGCTAATAGAGCTTAGAACAGAACCCACGAGCCAGAATTACGTGTCCACTTTATTATACTGACAGAAACATGTGAAGACAATACAGAATCCTGCATCCTGTATACAGCCTCTTCTCTCAGCCTGCGAATCAGAGATTCAATAATGCTGTCAAGATAACCAAGATTGGAAGCTGAAAGAGATAATGTGCAATAAAGCAAGTGGCTGCCCTTATCTTGTGCAACAGATAAGAAAAAATGGCATATTGTAAAAGAGGAGCACTTAGTTGCAGTCTTATGGCTAGCACCGGTAAAGAACTGGCCAGAAAAGTTCTCACCACAGTATGTGTAGATGACATTGTTATTGCAGAACCGCACCTGGAGGTTATGCAGaactgaagaaggaaaaaagaaagaaagaaagcttaagCAATATGGTCAATGTGTACATTACTGcaaaattaacaataaaataTGTCATTTTATGCAATGCACAGCTTCAAGAACATGAGGAGACCGATTTACCTGCAGGTTCATGCAAGTATGAAAGCGATGTCAAATCATTGCCGCCAATGAGAATCTCGGGATTGCGTAGAGGTGGCAGCTTCTCTGGTGCGTCAATGGTAAGCACCACTCTCTGGAAGCAGAAACAACACACATTATGCAATTCTTTTTCAGCACCATACTTGGGTAACTTTTTACTGCACAACAAAGTTTGCCTTGACTTGGCTAGGAGAAAAGCAACCCATGATGAATGGCAGGACTTTCAGCATCGGTAGTCCACATGAATTACCGTGAGCAGTGGCAAAAAAGTGGCCACACTTTCAGATAGATGGACACACTGTACATAAAATAAAATCATACATGAGCTTAGATAATTCTTTGCTATATGAGAAAGCCTTTAATTCACTCTGACAACCTTGCACATGACACGCTGATCAAAggtttgcaaaaaagaaaattttaccACATAAAATTGACAACACAGATGCTTGAAGTCCATGTGTACAACACACTAACCTGTTTTTCTTCATCTTCTACCTCAAGGGTCTTGCCATCAAAGCCTTTGGAAATCTCTGCAGCCTTCCAAACAGCTGCTGCATCCGGCAACCATACCCGAGCACCCTGAAATAAGCATTCCAAACAATCATGCTGTACAAGAGATGGCCATTAAATGAGTACTGACATGACATTTCTCACTTGTCATTTattaatgcaaagcattcttgTTTGAGTCAACCCAGTTTTTAGTAGTGTATCTGATGTAGCAgccagtaaaaagaaagaaaccgtacTTTGGATAGTCATTGTACATGGCTTCTGCCCGAATTAGGTTAAAAGCTTTGTTCCCCGAAAGAATGCACATAGAAATGCATAATTCAACATGACATCAATGTGCCTCTTAacaagctgctttgcatcaagaacGGGCCCCACCTTGTCTGGTTTGCTACCAGAACGCTCTAGCGGGAGGCGCATTGCACTTGCTCCGCCCTAAGTGCTTGCACATTTCTGAACAATGGTGAaagtgtcactgggtatgtgcccctacacatacacatatatattgcCGTATCTGTAGTGCGGTAAGGACAATGACAATAAGAAGAAATACtggcatttaaagaaagcataatGAGGAAGTCGCTAGTGCGCAGTGTTAAGACTTGTCCTGATTGTTCCTGTTGATCAATGCTTTTGGCCCCTCAGCCTCCAATGTCCTTACAATATGTATATACACATAGACAGACAGACCCATAGGATACACACACCGCATGAGCAGTAACCGTTCGCTGCAGAACACTTATATGATTCATAACCATTCTATAACAAACCAAGCATACTTCGCATTACACAGATGTCAGCTAGAGTTGAGTCTACTTAAATCTTTCTTTTGTTAAATAAAGGTGCAAACCATGTGAACCCTAAAAAAAGTATTGCCAAGCATCACAGCACCTGAAATAACTTAGTTCAATACTTGCTTCTGCAAACTAGTTTAGGTTTCATAACCGAGGAGGTGGGTGCATCATGACACATTGGCTCACTTCATTCATGCAGTCACTATGGCTGCCACAGGCAAGGAGTGCAGCacccttgtttatttcttcatgaGCAACGGCATCATAGGCCAATTTTGCTCTGGGTCATGATGTCACAATAATTTCAGTGTCTCCAGGTAAAATACCTGTTAAGTGTTTCCCAACCTTCAAGTTTGCTAAGTGTCGTTCCTTCTACATGTGAGAAGTGCACGGTCGAGACTCTACAACTTCAAAAATATGTGCCAGTGTTCCTTTAATAGTAGAAGCTTCATTACACATCATTCCACCACCAGCCTTAAATATACAAAATAGCTGCAGCACGCAAAAATACTTTCAGTATTTTCAATGCAGCAGACATCAGCTTTGTCAGTGGACACTTTTGCCTAACGATTTTACCTACTTTAAATAACATTGTACAGTTACGATGTATTAAAACTTGATGGTTGTTCATGACTGATGAAACTACTTTTATAACATATCTGGCAGTGGTtagtgttcttttttctcttctcagTTCTGTATGTTACAGTATGTACCACCCTCCGCCAACAATTAGACAAATTTACACCAGTATTACAGTACTATCTGTGATGTCTGCAATGTTAGAAGACCTAGTGTTCTTCAACGTTATGTTCAACTTACTTCATCATTACTTAAGGATCCACTAGACTAAATTATGAAGGGGCGATTGAAAACAGGATGTGCACTCTACGTATGTATGCTGCATATTACTGTAGTCACCCGGTGCCGGAGTCCTACTTTCAACAGAAGTATTCTTATCAGGACAATTATGCAACTGCCTTTACGCGGACACTTGTTCGTATCATTTTCTCGCTCAGCAGAATAGGTACAAAGTGAGAGAAACTGATATGCACAAGTGACAGGCCTGATTAATTAGGAATGATAAAATACGGCTGAACACATTTTCCTTTCAAATAACTCATTGTCAGGGCAGATGCTCTAGGTGTTCTGTGAAGCGTTCTGCAGGACCTCGCTGATTTAGTTCAGATACCGGGAATTTTGCAGGTGATTTCCAAACATGCTAGTTGGAAAAAAGGAGCGGCAACGCACTAGCACGGGCTCATTTAGCGCCAGATTTCACGAATAAAGTCTCTGAGCCAGTACGGGTTAATACCGACTAATTAAAAGCATGAACGCGACGAGTGCCTAACGCAATGATCGAAATGTTTGGTCTCCAAATCAAGGACGCTTACAGCTGGCCTGCATAGTCTGTATCCGCACGCAGCTTGTGGCAGCGCTACAGCTATTTCGACATACGGACGCACGTCTGACAGGCAGCCTAGACATCTCATTAACCAAAGCTAAAGCCTCGCTGCAGGCATGACGCCGTCGCAAGCGTGCGTACCCGTTCGTCCAATCCTGCACAGGCAGGCTCCCTACGCGCACGGTTAAGCCGAGATGACCAACATCAACGCCCACTGCAGAATTACTCACATACTTGGGCCTGCTCCTTTCAGGAGGTACTTCCATACACGGACTGCATAGCTTCTAGAGTGAGCTCAAGCAAAGCGCTATCGCAAACTTGAATGCGTGAGCACGAATTTTGAATACTGCTAAATCTAGCAAGATGACAGCTGTCTCGTAGAGGGCTTGTGCTACTGTTCGGGGCTTTCTCTAGTAGATTTAGTAGCCTCAAGCGACAGTTTACAATTTACGAAACATTTACAGGGTGCACTGTTCTCAGCAATTTTCGTGGAGAACATAGCGGGATATCAAATGGTGAACAACTATTAGAGAGAACCACTACGGCAACCAATACTCAACGAAGTTCTACTGACCTTCGTGTAAAGCTCCTGCGTCGACATGTCTTCTCCGATGAGGCTAAAGAGCCGAACTTTGGGGAACTAGCATTCTGTTCTGGCCTGTCGCACTTTTTAAAGCTATCTACACAAAGTAGATGACACAGTACAGGCCATTGCCGACATTACATTAGCCCGTACAGTTGCCGGACAACCAGCAGCAGCAACGTTTGcgacactcactcactctcttgCTCTCCCTCCTTCCCTGCGTGCTAGCAACTGCTTTactaatttatttttattattttgccgTCAGAGGGCGAGAAgacgatttttgttttttcgtaaTTTAAAAGGCCAATATCACCCATAAAGTTTGGAACGCAAGTGGTTTAAGTACTCACTACTTGTTCATTGGTTTATAAAGTTCTCATTCTCGATTTTGGTTTCGGTTGTAATAGAGCGCTGCAAATGCATTCCAGGCAAACTTCGTTCATCTTTTACTCCGCAACTGCCGCTGTATTAGTTCTCTTTTGTCAGTGCATTCTTAATTCGTAGCGCACGCAGCTGTGATCAAATAATGCTGATGGACACAACAATGCATGAGCTTACCGTCTTCCAAGATGTGATCTGATAAGTCGATGGACGTAGCCGTCGTCTTTGGTCATCGCCAGCTTCAGCCCCGTAGTTGCATGTAATTATTTCTTCTGAATGATGGAAGTTATGAAGGCAAGAATTACCCATTTGGGTTTCGCCAGACATCCCTTTCTCTTACGGCTGCTGAGAATTCATGCGTAAATAAAAGGATTTACAACAGTTGAAATTAACTTGTTTCAGAAAGCGTGTTTGTTTACATGTGATGACACACTGTAAATTTATATTGAAGTATATGCAACGTACCTGACAACGCGCGTATGTAGCAGATGCATATGTCTAGGTACCAAGTCCAAATGCCTTCAACATTGTGTTGACGTTACCTAAAGCGATTAATTTAGAATTACACGACGACTATAAGATGGTGGCATCCATAAGGGCTTTCTTCGTCGTCTTTGTCTGACTGTTCTTAACCGACAGCTGTGCTATAACAGTATGTTTGTGTGTATGTTTAGCCAACTGCTATACCAGGAACGTATGCCAGGTTTACTGGTTCACTACATGCAAGTTAGGTTGTACACGTACAAAGTATCAGCGATATGCAATGAACACCACGTGTAAAGTTCCACAGTTTGCGCATGACCACGTTATTTGAAAGAGCCAGCCCTCAAACGAATGAATTGACCCACTGCCCAATATCTAAACCAATGCTTAAACGAAACACAAAAACTACGaggtagtgatgatgatgatgatagctttgaCTCCTTGCAGACAACACCGGCCGCCTCAACACATTTCGCCTTGCCTTCGTCCTTTCGCCTTTTATAGCGTGTTTCATCGCTTcatgccatagagtttcctaaaaAATTACGCACACTGCAGTAGAAACGCATACAGGCAAAGCACTACCTGCCCAAGTGGCCTGAAAACTAAAGGAAGTTCTAACTGCCAGAATATGGTCGTCAAGTAAGCACTCCGCTTTTCAAGTGTTCATATGTTCCTTGGCTGATATATTTACTCAACTTTAGCTTCCGATGACACAACATTAACCTGATGTGTTAATTGCTGTCTTTGTAAATTAAGTATTGATCCTAGTCGCCTTATTTGATGCCCTATCACGGAAGTACTTTCGATCTTTACCGAGGTCTATATGCTTTCAAATGCTCTTGGAGGAGTTTGATTGACACGAGATCAATTGGTCGTGTGTGCTCTGAAACGACGTTGCAGCAAAACGCAATTTGGTTACTTGATGTTTGTAGACCCGTAACAGAAATAGCCCGTGTGGCATACCGTACCTTATTATAATCCGCTTGATGACATTGGAAAGGTTGTCCTTGTGTGGAACTTCTAAAATATTTGTACCATACGTGTTTTTTGGTGGCTCGCAGGGGTGTTCTGAAATTGAGCATACTCGGCGGGGCGGTCTACGCGTCGCAAAAAGCCGGTGTATGGGGCGACAGTACGCAGACTACCGAAAACATCAAAGCGTATATCAACGGCAACCCCACCTTGAAGTATTACTGCACTTTGGTAAGTTGTGCCATCATAGCACGAGTATATTACCCTATTCTTGTATGCGCTACGTGGTTGTGTTATTGAGGCATATTACCTAAAGATGATGAGACGTGCCGAGTTTATTAACAAACTAGCCTACCTTCATTTTACTGCGGTGGCATGGTGAATTTGTGCGTACATTTGTCCCCGACAAGCTATGTCATGCtgcgtatttatttttattctttaactGCCTTGTTATGTTGCAGGCACCAAGCAGGAAAGAACTTGGCATGAAGGCTGTGGACTTCTGGAATGATGGTAAGCGtgaaaatttttttcattttgcacaGTTGTTTTGAAGCTGAATCAACTCTTAGCAGCTCCACTGTTTTGGAGTCTACACAGGCACAGCTGATTGATTACTAGGGCAATAATCATGGTTGACTACTTTCGAAGTGAAGCGATGTCCACTGGTTTATCCTGAGAGCACGCACCAAAAGTTATACTCAAGAAGTGATTGGCCAAGAATAAAGCCCTTGAATCATGCAACATATTACTACCAATGGCAAACATTAATTGACC encodes:
- the LOC142582972 gene encoding MICOS complex subunit MIC13 homolog QIL1-like, producing MVVKGVLKLSILGGAVYASQKAGVWGDSTQTTENIKAYINGNPTLKYYCTLAPSRKELGMKAVDFWNDGVKATFKHLLNTPEYSKQAASWCVNAVSGLMEEPKTPPVDTKKPSQ